From Flaviflexus ciconiae:
TTCCGTGAGTCGAGCGGTGCGCTCCTGACCGAGTACCGCGGTCTGACCGTTGAGCAGCTGAAGGACCTTCGGCGCGCAATGGGCGACAACGCCGAGTACAAGGTCGCGAAGAACACGCTCACGAAGATTGCCGCGAAGGAAGCCGGCGTTGAGGGCCTCGACGAAGAACTCGTTGGTCCCACCGCTATTGCCTTCGTCAAGGGCGACATCTCTGTCGTTGCTAAGGCGCTTCGTGACTTCGCTAAGGACAACGAAAAGCTTGTTATCAAGAACGGTGTTCTCGAAGGGGCAATCATCCCCGCAGAGGATGTCGCCAAGCTTGCGAACCTCGAGTCGCGCGAAGTACTGCTCGCCAAGGCTGCAGGTGCCCTCAAGGCATCGCTGTTCAAGGCTGCTTACGTTCTCCAGGCGCCGGTCACCAAGACCGTGCGCACCG
This genomic window contains:
- the rplJ gene encoding 50S ribosomal protein L10; amino-acid sequence: MARPDKSEAIAELADLFRESSGALLTEYRGLTVEQLKDLRRAMGDNAEYKVAKNTLTKIAAKEAGVEGLDEELVGPTAIAFVKGDISVVAKALRDFAKDNEKLVIKNGVLEGAIIPAEDVAKLANLESREVLLAKAAGALKASLFKAAYVLQAPVTKTVRTVDALREKQESAA